The segment aaaaaatcaaaatggaaaaggtaagtatttattaatagtcagggatctgtagaatattttttacaactgattactatcaagttaatttttcgtgagtaggtGGCTGGTGGTGGCTttcgggctggtgggaggcttcagccgtggctagttactaccctaccggaaaagacgtaccgccaagcgatttagcgttcctgtacgatgccgtgtagaaaccgaaaggggtgtggattttcatcctcctcctaacaagttagcccgcttccatcttagactgcatcatcacttatcatcaggtgagattgtagtcaagggctaacttgtaaaaaataaaaaaaaacaaaaaggttCATCTCGATAACACaatcaactttttatttacgaaaatttttaattctaaCTGACTGGTACTAACTGAGTCAACAAGATAATGTACCATgcactctgaattaacacataggcatttCATTCATGGTCCCCATGGAATTTGGGAAAAACTGTTTGacatacaaacttgaaatttccctgccaaatttcaaggtAGCTTATAGTCCGCTTAAAAAGGATTTTGCGATgcggccggattaaggaggtctaagggcagatgAAGTTGCAGGCATCTGCTAGCTACGCTAGTTGCATGTAATACATCAATTATTCTTTTTACATTCAAGGACCACTGAGTAAGGAACAATTGGATTGGTTTGAAAATTGGAACAACAACACTCCACTGGCAAAGGAAAGATATCTCACTATTGAGGGACAAGATGAAATGATACTGCTCGCTGAGCGCATGCAAAAGAGATTCCCAAATGCTATTAAAAAGAAGTACAACAATGAGACCTTTTTGGtaaggttatatattttttttgaccaTAATATGTTTCTTTTACCAAATACCTGCTACACAGATCTGTTTATATTTATCTGGGTGCTATTTAGTGCAAAGTAAGAGAGCAGCACTCCAacctgcatttttttttatttatttattgaatcaCTTACAGCTACCAGCTGGTACAAAGGACATatcaataaaaagtaaacaatgTGTGTCCAGCAATTTACAGAAGTATACAGCATTTAATAAGAGCTCCCGCTCACTTATAATTCTTAGTTGGCCCACTAAATCTAAGAGTACTACTAACATAACAGGTATAGCAATATATGACAGCCCTAACATCTTCAACTAAATCGTCCAACTAAATGttacactattcccgagtgctataggctatattttatctgtgtaatcctacgggaacgggaaccacgggggtgaaaccgcccggcgtctgctagtacaaaAATAAGTTGAACCTGTCctccttatcaacccatatacggctcactgctgagctcgagtctcctctcagaatgagaggggtcaatcaaaaatccatggtttccgagggatttgttataaatttaatttcacacggacaaaatgaaaattaacataGAATTGTAAATTGTTGACAATACAAAACAATttggtgatatttaatattgaagAATACTCAATACTCAATATTTAACatataaagctcaagagtttgtttttttgtttgtttgcttgaacgcgctaatctcaggaactactgatctgatttgaaaaattatttcagtgttagatagtccatttatcgaggaaggctataggctatatattatccccgtatccctacgggaacgggaactacgcgggtgaaaccgcgcggcgtcagctagtctgttaatataataaaggtaaTGCTTTTTCCGATTTTTTTGGGAAGACGACATCAAAAAGATAGCAGGAATAACTTTGCCGCGGAAAGCACAGGACAGATATTTGTGGAGAATACTTGGGGAGGCCTATGCTGAAAAGCAAGACCATCCAAAAACCGgtgtctaaaaaaaaaaaaaaaacaaaatatgcattaatttacataaacctgtttatatattttacgtgttagattaagatgaaatgtaaattgtaagattgttaataaaggctttattattattattattattattattattattattattattattattataatgcttTTTCCAGTTCCGATACACAGCAACACAAAGGGCTCAACAAAGTGCAAGATACTTTACAATCGGTTTATTTGACAGTAACAAATTCCAGCACATACAATTTGAACCAGCTCTGGAAGTTGACACCACATTGAGAGTAAGGacattaataaaacttaatttattacctaattaaatgaaattaatttaactttttattatgtGATGCATTTTACGATTGCTATGAAATGTGGTAATTTGGGACTGAATGCGTTTTTTAAAGcatgtattaattttatttatggtatTGAATTATTACCCAAAAGTAGTTAAAATTGTCTGACTATAACTATTGTTAAACgtccatatttaatttatttcaatcaaattATAGTCTGTGACATCTGGGAATGACAtctataattttacacaaatactgtttaaaacaaaaacattattatttaatctaaacttttaaaacaagcATGTTTTATCTAAAACACAAGTTGAATAGTAAAGCATTtggtgtattaaaaaatatagacataATTTAATCCATTATTAACGCGAAAAAAAGtctgtaagtctgtctgtctgctatCTTTTTATGGTTAAAGCACTGAACGTATTTTGAcgaattttgttaaatatgcAAATTGGACAGGGAGCAGACCATAAGCTACATTTTAATTCGAGAAATGCATGGTTCCAgcagtcaaataaaattaagaaaaaaactaatttttgttataaataacattaggTGGGCTTTTCAGTTCTACAAACACTGTGCAAAGTGGCAAAAGCAAGTCAAGAAAAACCCAGACACATATAAGGAGGTAACTTTGTTTGGCCAGAGCAAAGTTATGAATGACACTCTTCTGGCTGTGACCAAAAAACTGGGGCTTGACAAAACTTTGACCTTGGGTTTGTGGATTTGTAGTAGTTAACATGCTTCGCTGGTATACACTTTTGAGCAAAGAAATTGACCCACCTGCATTTTCTATTTCACCAATATTACATTATAGAATTAGAGTCCAGCGGTATGTGGCTATTAATTACAAGGATTCCGAACTTTTGttacttctaagaaattttcagtttctTAGCTCAAAATTCTCAGAACAGGGCTgatctccttataggagaggactGTTGGTAgtctttaaaatagataatgttattaaattatacaaaaacggctaaaactcacgtgatacaacgtcggagtatgcccgactagtttcgaacccatacttCACTTCCACCTCCCAGCTCTCCCAACGCGCGATGTGAGCGGCTgcgccgccgcttcgcagtttgaatggtgccgcgttgcaagaaccactcatgactaagggccccgtattaGTCGGATATACTTGaagttgtatcacgtgagttttagcagttttagtataataaattaatatgaataacactcacgatagtttaaattccaagataatgttattgttattgaaAGTTTCTGAACCAAGATtcttttagatttattattaacctGTCTTAGAGTTTTGATTCCAAGTTATCTATTTTTAAacagtattaaataattttactaacaGTGTatgtttcaatttaatattactCAGGTGGCTCAATTTCTTTGCTTCCAAGTAGATTGCTTTGGTTTATGAAGAATGTCAGGCCGTGCTTGTAATTTTAGTAACAGGTGTGCTTGTCTGTGAAACTATAAATatcaaagtattttaaaataaatagctcaTACATTGACAAAAACTTCGGATTCTTTATTCCACTGTATCTATTATGTTTTTCAGATCAAGTTGTATTAATGTACAGAGTGTGTGGATATGAGACATCGTGGCACAAATATATGAAGTCGCCCTGGTGTTTCGGTTTCGACGAGAAGACTATTAAGGTTAGTCtagcataatatttttaaactatatcggacgccagcgacttcgtccgcgtaaaactctatgtaaactttgaacccccatttcacccccttcgattaatattttgcatgttttatatGTTATAGACAGTCAGTAATCATTTATATTAACGTAGTACACacaccaatttttacaaatgtaacttgaaaaatgaaggactttacttacaaactttcaaccccagctgattttattttcgcgacataAAGTATCCTCtgaattacatttattatatccTTACTTGTTGAGAAAATCTCTATAGGTAACCCAAAagttattgagattttctttattccaaGAATTGTCAGTATAAATTCTTAGCCTGTATAGTTGAGAAGTTGGTGTTGTTACTGCTCCGTTATTCTTCACATAGTTAACATCATtattcttcacgatgtttttctttatgtgtctgaagtgaagtctgccaatccgcaatgtgCCAGCGAGGTGGATTGTTAGTCTTACCTCTcacgttctgagaggagactcatcctcaacagtgaggcgaatatggattttaatggtgatgatgatgatgattgatgtaCATTTTCAGGTACTAGAATACTTTGAGGATCTAAAGAAGTATTGGGTCGACGGTTACGGCTACACACAACGCGCAGCGTGTATGATCATGAAGAATATGTTCCACACTATGAGGTAAGAATtgaattttgaagttttttaCGCGCGTATAtgctaccctaccgctaacactacccctacccctaccctacactacccaccctagcctaccctacccatactaccccactactactactaccccaattttataactttttctgccataagaaccttctcctgacaataacaaacaccagccgttcacgcgtgatggcgtgaccaaggcaTATAcagattcatttatatataaatatagatttaggtattatttgttgaaataactgttgtttactatgcgactcaggaaaaaggaggaggttcttaattcgacacgtatgtttttttaggcGTTTGTtatcataacttcgtcatttctaatcaattttgaaaattctttatttatttgaaagagtatgtatgttacagcgatactactgtaagggatTAAAGATGTCTAAAggtggacgaagttgcgggcgtctgctagtctctattataaaatgtttggtTTCAGTAGCAATGGTCCAAGCGCAACATTCCTGTTCGCGCACTCGGGCACAATACTAAAGCTGCTCACCCACCTGCAGCTGTACAAGCCGCAGTGCCCTCTGCTGGCCGACGCGGTGGACGAGGGCAGGCCTTGGAGGACGTCGGACATTGACTGCTTCGCGTCCAACATAGCTTTCGTGCTGTTTAAGTATGatcattttaatgttttttttttcttttacaagttagcccttgactacaatctcacctgatggtaagtgatgatgctgtctaagatggaagcgggccaactttttaaaaggaggatgaaaatccacactcctttcggtttctacacgacatcggtattggcggtacgtctttgccggtaggatggtaactagccacggccgaagcctcccaccagccagacctgctgtcaggaatacaaaagaacatatatatatgttttttttacaatatgagCCAAAATGCCTATCGGCCATGATGTATATTTCAACTGCTTCATGACGTGacgttaacaaatcccttacaaacggagcgtttgacataAATATTAGTCAAgatttagtttgacgtttagtacagcaagtaactttgtgacgtcacaaaatggacgacaatgtttttgacgtttggaaaatttgtttattatatagtctattattaatattataaatttgtttattatatatctatatttgtatattatagtttatgtatattttatacatgataaattgagttttataaaaaatccttaacttttattaactaatatcgatatatgtcggacccttattccatgtactattcgaaattaatattgtttttattaaatttgatatgagtcaactactctATTATCAATTCCTGAGACGTCACAAAgtttgcatccgactataccaaTAGCGTAATACTTGAAGACCGTTTAAGGGGCTTACAGATAACTAAGAATTAGATGTTTCgtcagtttttaagtgacattttctacatgattgtgcgttctttaagaggtcaatggccggaaataaataaattaccatTTTTGATTGCAGATGTAATGACGGAGACAAGATATTGACGCTGCACCAGGAGAAAATTGTCAAACTGCCGATGTGTGACACTGAGCTGTGTCCAATGGCCGACCTCGAGAAACAATTTCACAACACTATACACAATTGTAACTTCACTGACATATGTAGCATTGATTAGTTCACTGGCAACTAGGAGTTTATTCAGCACCCAATTTCATTGTaatgtccggccgctcagagattgcgtgtCAGataactgtcaatgtcaatgagatatttaaatatattttattaaccttttaaggagtaataacattaaaaatttaatgttaaattcaattgccaacttacaataaatgtattaattaattaacaaaaatatataaaaaggtgacattgacaggtgtcagaaatgCAATCTCTGAGCGACCGGACTTTACTTAGTTGATATTATACACTGATCAGTAGACAGAGAAGTCAATAGACAAATGATTAACGTGACATTTaagtcaaaatgaaaaaatactagATATGTTTGCACTATACATCACACACCACTATCTAGTATTAAAGTAAGcgtgtgttatgggtactaactagctgacgaaaaaacattatacaatacatataaatactatgAATATACATAAAAGTTTACCTAGATACTGGAAAACAGACTTATTTGCAATTTTAACATTTCGAAACACTACACTGAatcattttgtatatttctagCTGCGTTTCTTATAATTTGCAAAAACTGGAGATTGTAATTTCGAGTTCATGATACATTTTTAATCTTGTTTGTACCATTGTAGTgtctgtaaacaaaaaaaaatctactatagatatgttacgtgtcatgtatgtgtgtgtgtaatcaTCGCGATAAGTGACCCAAATTCAGCTAtgccactgagcgcacacatgtacacttttgtgtttacttacattgtattatttatgtatatttaattagtGGCATAtctgatagtataaaatattttttgtaaacacGGCCTGAGCCATTACACCAAATGTCTAATCACTTTGtgactttttttacaaaatccgCAGAATACGcagatgtgtttttttttgtggaatGTACAATGTATTTGTCTATTGACTTTTCTATCTACGCACCGCACACTAGTTACTAATAGtgagattataataaaataaacacacacAGCCTAATAAAGAGATGCaggttatttaataaaacaacgcGTAATAAGTTAATTACCACTTCACTATTTTCgttatgtatacatataatatgtaatacttCACAACTTCATTATACTATTGAAAGCTAATAACGCtgctcaataatctcctctatcttccagtgaaagtcccattaaaatcgtttAAGACGTGccagagattagcccagacaaacgagacagacagtcagacattttttttaatattttatgtatcctgtaaataaagaaaatacaattattttcaaaccatataaacaaaatcatgttgagtattaattttatattgaaatcgATCAAATcgtttttgattattttttaaatatgtttagaGAATATAATATTCTTGTGATACTAGAACCTCATTTACAGCTTAAAGCTTAGGCTTTGTCTATGTCAATTTATAgaagtagtttataataaagaattaCGTACAAACTTTTGTATTAGTGATATAGTGGAACTACAATAATATTCGTGTGTATACAAAGAGAATTTCtgattatttgtaatatttatatgcattggcatatctaggattatttcctagggtgggcctggcccccgaCATCAAGACTTTTATTAGTATATCCATATCAGTATCCCAGAATCCTAGGATAgatccattctagggtgggcacagccCACCCGACCGCCCTATGGTACTCGGTCAATTTATGTACAGatcaaacttaaaaatatataataaaaatagaatctcCAAAGCTGAACGGTAAAGGGCCGGACTCACGGAGAGGTTATGGTTCGTTCCTTAtactgtcgtacccactcctgaagtgtttttcagatagcatgggtacggtgacagtcgcctgcatgacgttcataatacttactattatcgtgaatcgcggcaaacattcaagagtgaaacgatcTGTAACACAGTGTTCACTACTTGGAAGGAAATGGAAATTATGatcttaaaaaaaagttatggcaaTGCCTATTGATGTGATTTCACTATACTGGTAGGTAGgcttctgttattttttttcatgtatttacAATGCGAGCTTTAATATTCAATTGTtatcatattataatgattGTAAACagctaatatatatttataaaattacttaaaatgatgttgttttattttattgtacaatgaaaaataataatcttagaggcgctgtacagttttatctaatcgctatcaaaatcatcagaaaCAAATGTACAATAAAAAGTAACGGACACTACACACA is part of the Bicyclus anynana chromosome 5, ilBicAnyn1.1, whole genome shotgun sequence genome and harbors:
- the LOC112043741 gene encoding multiple inositol polyphosphate phosphatase 1 isoform X2, whose translation is MKQCHDIIFVISLSLIVLFCYNLTASALKSDDIRNHLGTRTPYRFKYNKDDNKICFQNCKDDKIWMVLRHGTRLPNDKDIVGMNTILKQLKIDILLKNQNGKGPLSKEQLDWFENWNNNTPLAKERYLTIEGQDEMILLAERMQKRFPNAIKKKYNNETFLFRYTATQRAQQSARYFTIGLFDSNKFQHIQFEPALEVDTTLRFYKHCAKWQKQVKKNPDTYKEVTLFGQSKVMNDTLLAVTKKLGLDKTLTLDQVVLMYRVCGYETSWHKYMKSPWCFGFDEKTIKVLEYFEDLKKYWVDGYGYTQRAACMIMKNMFHTMSNGPSATFLFAHSGTILKLLTHLQLYKPQCPLLADAVDEGRPWRTSDIDCFASNIAFVLFKCNDGDKILTLHQEKIVKLPMCDTELCPMADLEKQFHNTIHNCNFTDICSID
- the LOC112043741 gene encoding multiple inositol polyphosphate phosphatase 1 isoform X1 → MKQCHDIIFVISLSLIVLFCYNLTASALKSDDIRNHLGTRTPYRFKYNKDDNKICFQNCKDDKIWMVLRHGTRLPNDKDIVGMNTILKQLKIDILLKNQNGKGPLSKEQLDWFENWNNNTPLAKERYLTIEGQDEMILLAERMQKRFPNAIKKKYNNETFLFRYTATQRAQQSARYFTIGLFDSNKFQHIQFEPALEVDTTLRFYKHCAKWQKQVKKNPDTYKEVTLFGQSKVMNDTLLAVTKKLGLDKTLTLDQVVLMYRVCGYETSWHKYMKSPWCFGFDEKTIKVLEYFEDLKKYWVDGYGYTQRAACMIMKNMFHTMSSNGPSATFLFAHSGTILKLLTHLQLYKPQCPLLADAVDEGRPWRTSDIDCFASNIAFVLFKCNDGDKILTLHQEKIVKLPMCDTELCPMADLEKQFHNTIHNCNFTDICSID